From Desulfuribacillus stibiiarsenatis, a single genomic window includes:
- a CDS encoding CBS domain-containing protein, which produces MYVQQFMKPQVITVSPDENILNAVNIMKTKRINRLPVVEKGKLVGIVTDGDLREASPSAATSLSKYEVNELLSKATVKDVSTKKVITCSPETLIEDAALDMREYKIGALPVLESGQIVGIISQNDIMDAFLDIMGVRSPGRRIVVEVRDELGIMNEVSSVIKEFQLDITNLALYHLPNRMVQIFCRVVGEQTDEAVNALLEKGYKVVQ; this is translated from the coding sequence ATGTATGTTCAGCAATTCATGAAACCTCAAGTCATCACAGTATCACCAGATGAAAATATTTTAAATGCAGTGAATATCATGAAAACAAAGAGAATTAACCGCCTGCCAGTTGTCGAAAAGGGCAAACTAGTCGGCATTGTTACGGATGGAGATTTAAGAGAAGCTTCACCTTCAGCTGCCACATCACTTAGTAAATATGAAGTGAATGAGTTATTATCTAAGGCGACGGTGAAGGATGTTTCTACAAAGAAGGTTATCACTTGTTCTCCCGAAACATTAATCGAAGATGCAGCCCTTGATATGAGAGAATATAAGATTGGTGCACTCCCGGTTCTAGAGTCAGGTCAAATCGTCGGAATCATCTCGCAAAATGATATTATGGATGCTTTTCTTGATATCATGGGAGTTCGTAGTCCGGGGAGACGAATCGTCGTTGAGGTTCGTGATGAACTAGGGATTATGAATGAAGTATCGTCTGTCATTAAGGAATTTCAATTAGACATAACGAATCTTGCGCTGTATCATCTGCCAAATCGTATGGTGCAAATCTTCTGTCGTGTCGTTGGAGAACAAACAGATGAAGCAGTCAATGCATTATTAGAAAAAGGTTATAAAG
- a CDS encoding ABC transporter ATP-binding protein, producing MLSLNNVHVYYGAIHALKGISFQVNQGEIVTLIGSNGAGKSTCLKTISGLLHPKQGSVQFKDKDLSNVNAPEIVAMGISHVPEGRRIFANMSVSENLDLGAYLRKDKQNIKDDMEKVYTLFPRLRERRKQLAGTLSGGEQQMLAMGRAVMSRPQLLILDEPSMGLAPLLVKQIFEIIKEINESGTTVLLVEQNARMALSIANRAYVLETGKIVLEGDAKELLESEEVKKAYLGG from the coding sequence ATGCTGTCATTGAACAATGTCCATGTGTATTATGGTGCAATTCATGCGTTGAAGGGAATCTCTTTCCAAGTGAATCAAGGGGAAATAGTTACTTTAATTGGATCAAATGGCGCTGGGAAAAGCACTTGCTTGAAAACGATATCAGGGTTACTTCACCCGAAGCAAGGCTCAGTACAATTTAAGGACAAGGACCTTTCCAATGTAAATGCTCCTGAAATTGTAGCGATGGGAATCTCACATGTTCCTGAAGGACGAAGAATCTTTGCCAATATGAGTGTATCGGAAAACCTTGATTTAGGGGCATATCTACGCAAGGATAAACAGAACATTAAAGATGATATGGAAAAAGTATATACGCTATTCCCGCGCTTGAGAGAACGAAGAAAACAATTGGCAGGGACACTTTCAGGTGGCGAACAACAGATGCTCGCGATGGGCCGTGCTGTCATGTCTAGACCGCAATTACTCATACTTGACGAGCCATCTATGGGTCTTGCACCGCTGCTAGTGAAGCAGATTTTCGAAATTATTAAAGAAATTAACGAATCAGGAACAACGGTCTTACTTGTTGAGCAGAATGCTAGAATGGCGTTATCGATTGCCAATAGAGCGTATGTTTTGGAAACTGGCAAGATCGTTCTAGAAGGCGATGCAAAAGAATTGCTAGAAAGTGAAGAAGTGAAAAAAGCATATCTTGGTGGCTAG